The Thalassotalea sp. HSM 43 genome window below encodes:
- a CDS encoding FAD-dependent oxidoreductase, producing the protein MSNSQKQRIAIAGAGPVGSLLAVMLAKKGYPIDLFESRPDSRQTNIYQGKSINLALSDRGWLALQSIGLDTEIREHAIPMYCRVMHDKQGNLTTFPYGKDNQAIWSVSRSGINEQLINIAEQQDNVKVHFEHRLAELDFDSLHSTFSCQDGDAEFDSDLMIGADGAFSKVRRLAQELQGQRISHSLEYMPQSYMELSISANADGSHKMEKNALHIWPRGEFMLIALPNPDGSFTCTLFLDHEGELSFESLDNAQKVQAFFADNFADALDLLDDPVNDFLAKRPSSLCLVHIYPWVFNNKVALIGDAAHAMVPFYGQGMNCGFEDCRVMDELESQYNGDWQQILPAYQAARKANGDAIIELAKRNFIEMSELSGDANFLLRKKIEAKFNERYPELWVPLYSMVTFSPHIPYEYALRTGDIQKQIMDEIMQIPNIAECWQEAHVYDRLHSLAVAKLEAA; encoded by the coding sequence ATGAGTAACTCACAGAAACAACGCATCGCCATCGCCGGTGCCGGCCCTGTTGGCAGCTTACTGGCGGTAATGCTTGCCAAGAAAGGCTATCCAATCGATTTGTTTGAATCGCGCCCAGACTCTAGGCAAACCAACATTTATCAAGGCAAGTCAATTAACCTTGCCTTATCTGATCGCGGTTGGTTGGCTTTACAATCAATTGGCCTTGATACAGAAATTCGTGAACATGCTATTCCGATGTATTGCCGGGTTATGCACGACAAACAAGGCAACTTGACGACATTCCCATACGGTAAAGACAATCAAGCGATATGGTCTGTGTCACGCTCAGGCATTAACGAACAGTTGATTAATATCGCCGAGCAACAAGACAACGTTAAGGTGCATTTTGAGCACCGCTTAGCAGAGCTCGATTTTGACAGCTTACACAGCACCTTTAGCTGCCAAGATGGCGATGCCGAGTTTGACAGCGACTTAATGATTGGCGCCGATGGTGCGTTTTCCAAAGTACGTCGCTTGGCACAAGAGCTGCAAGGCCAGCGCATAAGCCATAGTTTGGAATACATGCCGCAAAGCTATATGGAATTAAGCATTAGCGCCAATGCGGACGGTAGCCATAAGATGGAAAAAAATGCCCTGCATATATGGCCTCGCGGCGAGTTCATGCTCATTGCCCTGCCTAACCCAGATGGCTCATTCACCTGTACATTGTTTTTAGATCATGAAGGTGAACTGAGTTTCGAATCACTGGATAACGCGCAAAAAGTACAAGCATTTTTTGCCGATAACTTTGCCGATGCGCTTGATTTGCTTGATGATCCGGTAAATGATTTTCTCGCTAAGCGTCCATCCTCATTATGCCTAGTACATATCTATCCGTGGGTGTTTAACAATAAGGTTGCCTTAATTGGCGATGCCGCTCATGCTATGGTGCCGTTTTATGGTCAGGGGATGAATTGTGGCTTTGAAGACTGCCGCGTGATGGATGAGCTGGAAAGCCAATATAACGGCGACTGGCAACAGATTTTGCCCGCTTATCAAGCGGCACGAAAAGCCAATGGTGACGCCATTATCGAACTTGCTAAACGCAACTTCATTGAAATGAGTGAACTCAGTGGTGATGCCAACTTTTTGTTACGCAAGAAGATAGAAGCAAAGTTTAATGAACGCTACCCTGAACTTTGGGTGCCATTATATTCTATGGTAACCTTTTCACCCCATATTCCCTACGAATACGCATTGCGTACCGGTGACATACAAAAGCAAATCATGGATGAAATCATGCAAATCCCTAACATTGCCGAATGCTGGCAAGAAGCGCATGTTTATGACCGATTGCATTCCTTAGCTGTAGCAAAATTGGAGGCAGCATAA
- the kynU gene encoding kynureninase codes for MLNELAIKLDNAAMTAESVEQLSIDTELSLPQAYQVQKLSIDQRLERGEKLVGYKMGFTSRAKMIQMGVDDLIWGRLTDSMIIKQNDSINLNEYVHPRAEPEIAFKLKAPLSGIVTPEQALAAVEAIAPAIEIIDSRYRNFKFSLSDVIADNCSSTGFIIGKWHAADTDISNLHMDLLVDGESAASGDSSAILDHPLNSLVEAARCIAESGEELLPGQIILAGAATAAVALEAGQHISVEVEGLGGCGFHLLPNNAFENSQEFAEQMDNQDPLKPYRDKFHHPVINGEQVLYFTGNSLGLQPTAARDYVNTELDEWAKWGVEGHFEAKNPWVSYHELLTPQSANLVGANESEVVCMGSLTNNLHLLFVSFYKPTAKRFKIIAEAKMFPSDRYLLETQVRHHGFQPDDAIIEVAPREGEHTIREQDIIDTIQQHGDEVALVFLGGVNYFTGQVFDMQTLTKAAHSVGALAGFDLAHGVGNIELQLHDWNVDFAAWCTYKYLNSSPGNTAAIFVHDKHGNNTELNRFGGWWGHNKERRFLMENSFQPMTGAEGWQLSNAPVMGMAVLKSSLDMFDEVGMAKLRSKSLKLTSYLEFIFNDIVGQFDNIELQIITPQNPNQRGCQLSVKLVGTDKSFFKTLTEAGVIADFREPDVVRLSPVPLYNSFSDVYRFGQVLKGLLANWQH; via the coding sequence ATGTTAAACGAATTAGCCATCAAATTAGATAACGCAGCCATGACCGCAGAAAGTGTCGAACAGCTGTCGATAGATACCGAATTGTCATTACCTCAAGCTTATCAAGTACAAAAGCTCAGCATCGACCAGCGCCTTGAGCGCGGCGAGAAATTAGTGGGTTATAAAATGGGCTTTACCTCACGCGCTAAGATGATTCAGATGGGCGTCGATGATTTGATTTGGGGTCGCCTAACAGACTCTATGATCATCAAGCAAAATGACAGTATCAATTTAAATGAATACGTTCATCCGCGCGCTGAACCAGAAATTGCCTTCAAATTAAAAGCGCCTCTTTCTGGCATTGTTACCCCTGAACAAGCGCTCGCCGCCGTAGAAGCGATCGCCCCCGCTATTGAAATCATTGACTCACGTTATCGTAACTTCAAGTTTTCGTTGTCCGATGTTATCGCCGATAACTGTTCAAGTACCGGCTTTATTATTGGTAAATGGCATGCAGCTGATACCGATATCAGCAACTTGCATATGGACTTACTGGTTGATGGTGAAAGCGCCGCCAGCGGCGACAGCAGCGCGATTTTAGATCATCCGTTAAACTCTCTGGTTGAGGCTGCTCGTTGCATTGCCGAATCAGGCGAAGAACTGCTACCGGGACAAATCATTCTTGCCGGCGCCGCTACGGCTGCGGTTGCACTAGAGGCGGGTCAACATATCAGCGTCGAGGTTGAAGGATTAGGCGGCTGTGGATTTCATCTGTTGCCAAATAATGCCTTTGAAAACAGCCAAGAATTTGCCGAGCAAATGGATAATCAAGATCCATTAAAACCATACCGCGATAAATTTCATCACCCAGTAATTAATGGCGAGCAAGTATTGTACTTCACCGGCAACTCATTAGGTCTGCAACCAACAGCGGCTCGCGACTACGTTAATACCGAGTTAGACGAGTGGGCTAAATGGGGCGTCGAGGGCCACTTTGAAGCGAAAAATCCGTGGGTGAGTTACCATGAACTATTAACACCACAATCGGCCAATCTAGTGGGCGCGAATGAGTCGGAAGTGGTCTGTATGGGCTCATTAACCAACAACTTACACTTGTTGTTTGTCTCTTTTTACAAGCCAACAGCAAAACGCTTTAAGATCATCGCCGAAGCGAAAATGTTTCCATCGGATCGTTATCTGCTTGAAACGCAAGTGCGTCATCATGGTTTCCAACCGGATGATGCGATTATTGAAGTGGCACCGCGTGAGGGAGAACATACCATTCGCGAGCAAGACATCATCGATACCATACAACAACATGGCGATGAGGTTGCATTGGTGTTCTTAGGCGGCGTCAACTATTTCACCGGTCAAGTGTTTGATATGCAAACCTTAACAAAAGCAGCTCATAGTGTTGGCGCTTTAGCGGGTTTTGATTTGGCGCATGGTGTTGGCAATATCGAACTGCAATTGCATGACTGGAATGTCGATTTTGCTGCTTGGTGTACTTATAAATACTTGAACTCTAGCCCAGGTAATACCGCCGCTATTTTCGTTCATGATAAACACGGCAATAATACCGAGCTAAATCGTTTTGGTGGCTGGTGGGGTCATAACAAAGAGCGTCGCTTTTTGATGGAAAACAGCTTCCAACCGATGACAGGAGCAGAAGGCTGGCAACTTAGTAATGCACCAGTCATGGGGATGGCCGTATTGAAGTCATCTTTAGATATGTTTGATGAAGTCGGTATGGCAAAACTGCGCTCGAAAAGCTTAAAACTAACCAGTTACTTAGAGTTTATTTTTAACGATATTGTCGGTCAGTTTGACAATATTGAACTGCAAATTATCACCCCACAAAATCCAAATCAGCGCGGCTGTCAGCTGTCCGTTAAATTGGTGGGTACCGATAAGTCATTCTTTAAAACACTAACGGAAGCTGGCGTAATTGCTGATTTTCGTGAACCTGATGTTGTCCGTCTATCACCGGTACCTTTGTATAACAGCTTTAGTGATGTCTATCGTTTTGGCCAAGTACTTAAAGGTTTGCTTGCCAACTGGCAACACTAG
- a CDS encoding amidohydrolase family protein, whose product MRVVDIHSHFFPKTWQDLQAKFGGDDWPWLRHQDDGKAMLMKGQQEFRPIYSACWDPAVRLEEMDRDGVEKQIISATPILFAYQKPPEQAHYCAQIFNDAAMEICSHDATRLFAMSQVPLQDVDLACKEVTRAKSIGHVGVQIGNHVGLKNMDDEGVLTFLQHCASEDVAVFVHPWDMMASERTKDYMMGWTVGMPAETQLSIVSMILGGGFDRVSDKLKICFAHGGGSFAFLLGRLDNAWHHRDIARGKSEFPPSHYLNRFHLDTAVFDHDSLELLVRKMGTERLMFGTDYPFPLGEQQMGQLIKTAPTLADDVKQKLLASNAEQFFGI is encoded by the coding sequence ATGCGCGTTGTCGATATTCACTCTCACTTTTTCCCGAAAACATGGCAAGACTTACAAGCCAAGTTTGGCGGCGATGACTGGCCATGGCTACGCCATCAAGACGATGGCAAAGCCATGCTTATGAAAGGCCAGCAAGAATTTCGCCCGATCTATTCCGCTTGTTGGGATCCTGCTGTACGCCTTGAAGAAATGGACAGAGATGGCGTAGAAAAACAAATCATTTCTGCAACGCCGATTTTGTTTGCCTATCAAAAGCCGCCAGAACAAGCACATTATTGCGCACAAATATTTAATGATGCGGCGATGGAGATATGCAGCCATGACGCAACTCGTTTATTTGCGATGTCACAAGTGCCATTACAGGACGTCGATTTAGCCTGTAAAGAAGTGACTCGCGCTAAAAGTATTGGCCATGTTGGTGTGCAAATAGGCAACCACGTTGGTCTTAAAAATATGGATGATGAAGGTGTATTAACCTTCTTACAACACTGTGCTAGCGAAGATGTTGCGGTATTTGTCCATCCTTGGGACATGATGGCGAGCGAGCGCACCAAAGATTACATGATGGGCTGGACCGTTGGTATGCCAGCAGAAACTCAACTGTCCATTGTCTCGATGATTTTAGGCGGTGGTTTTGACCGAGTGTCAGACAAGTTAAAAATCTGTTTTGCTCACGGCGGTGGCTCTTTTGCGTTTTTGCTAGGCCGTCTGGATAACGCCTGGCATCACCGTGATATCGCTCGAGGGAAATCTGAATTTCCACCGAGTCATTATTTAAATCGCTTCCATCTTGATACTGCCGTATTTGACCATGACTCTTTAGAGTTACTGGTACGCAAGATGGGCACCGAGCGCTTAATGTTTGGCACCGATTACCCATTCCCTTTGGGCGAACAGCAAATGGGACAATTAATTAAGACTGCGCCAACCCTCGCAGACGACGTCAAACAAAAATTACTTGCCAGCAACGCTGAGCAATTTTTTGGCATCTAG
- a CDS encoding 3-hydroxyanthranilate 3,4-dioxygenase has protein sequence MSALKAFNFHAWIEEHKHLLKPPVGNVQIWQDTDMMVTVVGGPNQRTDFHDDPVEEFFYQLKGDMVLKVIEDGKCKDVFIREGDIFFLPKHVRHSPQRPQEGSIGLVIEPKRPDGMKDAFEWYCFNCESLVHRSEVILKSIVDDLPKVYQAFYNDQQARTCPNCGELHPGKQPPQGWVHIPPRAEQTTEAEE, from the coding sequence ATGTCAGCGTTAAAAGCATTTAATTTTCATGCCTGGATTGAAGAGCATAAACACTTATTGAAGCCACCTGTGGGCAATGTGCAAATATGGCAGGATACCGACATGATGGTGACGGTTGTGGGTGGCCCAAACCAACGCACCGATTTTCACGACGACCCAGTTGAAGAGTTTTTCTATCAACTTAAAGGTGACATGGTGTTAAAGGTGATTGAAGACGGTAAATGCAAAGATGTGTTTATTCGTGAAGGCGATATTTTCTTCTTACCGAAACATGTACGCCACTCACCACAGCGCCCACAAGAGGGCAGCATCGGTTTGGTTATTGAACCCAAACGCCCTGACGGCATGAAAGATGCCTTTGAATGGTACTGCTTCAACTGTGAGTCATTGGTGCATCGTTCAGAAGTCATATTGAAATCCATCGTTGATGATTTACCTAAGGTTTATCAAGCCTTTTACAATGATCAGCAGGCGCGTACTTGCCCAAATTGCGGTGAATTACACCCGGGTAAGCAACCACCACAAGGCTGGGTACATATTCCGCCTAGAGCAGAACAAACTACAGAGGCAGAGGAATAA